From Arcticibacter tournemirensis, one genomic window encodes:
- a CDS encoding phosphosulfolactate synthase has protein sequence MNFSLKNIPDRSIKPREKGVTMVMDKGLSVREIENLIEVAGPHIDLVKLGWATSYVTPNLGDKIKVYKNAGIPVYFGGTLFEAFAIRGQFDDYRRVLDKYDLRYAEVSDGSIEIPHEEKCNYISLLSSQVTVISEVGSKDAQKIFAPYKWIKMMKAELEAGSWKLIAESREGGNVGIYRDSGEVREGLIDEILTQIPEEKIIWEAPQKGQQVWFIKLIGANVNLGNIAPAEVIPLETIRLGLRGDTFNHFLNTI, from the coding sequence ATGAATTTCAGTTTAAAGAATATACCTGACCGCAGTATAAAGCCCCGGGAAAAGGGAGTAACGATGGTAATGGATAAAGGCTTAAGCGTTCGGGAAATTGAAAATTTAATTGAAGTAGCAGGCCCCCATATTGACCTTGTCAAATTAGGATGGGCCACTTCGTATGTAACTCCCAATCTTGGCGACAAGATTAAAGTGTATAAGAATGCCGGTATCCCTGTTTACTTTGGTGGCACGTTATTCGAAGCATTTGCTATCCGCGGCCAGTTCGACGACTATCGCCGGGTATTGGACAAATATGATTTGCGGTATGCCGAGGTCTCTGATGGATCTATAGAAATTCCTCATGAAGAAAAATGCAACTACATCTCATTGCTCAGTAGTCAGGTTACCGTTATTTCAGAGGTTGGCTCAAAGGATGCCCAAAAGATCTTTGCTCCTTATAAATGGATCAAAATGATGAAAGCAGAGCTTGAAGCTGGTTCCTGGAAACTGATAGCAGAATCGCGTGAAGGAGGTAACGTAGGCATATACAGAGATTCAGGAGAAGTTAGGGAGGGCTTGATTGACGAAATTCTCACTCAAATTCCTGAAGAAAAAATTATATGGGAAGCGCCTCAGAAGGGTCAACAGGTGTGGTTTATAAAATTAATCGGTGCGAATGTGAACCTTGGTAATATAGCCCCCGCAGAAGTTATTCCCCTGGAAACTATACGGTTAGGTTTACGCGGTGACACCTTTAATCATTTCCTTAACACAATTTAG
- a CDS encoding 5-formyltetrahydrofolate cyclo-ligase has protein sequence MDKQHLRKWYEQKRNELSPGDVDSLSIAIVRQFSLLSLSGIKYLHLFYPMVGKHEFNSLLLVKKIREQYPGISLVLPKSDLKKYTLRHILWLEETPLSMNAWGITEPEQGEEISPGLIDMVIIPLLAFDREGNRLGYGKGFYDRFLSECKPGIIKAGVSFFPPEESIEAEDHDIPLDLCITPDKIWSFGKH, from the coding sequence ATGGACAAGCAGCACCTGAGAAAATGGTACGAACAAAAACGAAATGAGCTTAGCCCCGGCGATGTTGACAGCCTGAGTATAGCCATAGTACGCCAATTTTCATTGCTTTCTCTATCAGGAATAAAGTATCTGCACCTATTCTATCCCATGGTGGGGAAGCACGAGTTCAACAGTCTTCTTCTGGTAAAAAAAATACGGGAGCAATATCCTGGTATTTCTCTGGTCTTGCCTAAAAGCGATTTGAAAAAATATACCCTCCGCCATATTCTGTGGCTGGAAGAAACTCCCTTATCGATGAATGCCTGGGGCATAACAGAGCCTGAGCAAGGGGAAGAGATCTCTCCCGGGCTTATTGATATGGTAATTATTCCCCTTCTGGCCTTTGACCGGGAGGGAAACCGCCTGGGCTATGGAAAAGGCTTTTATGACCGCTTCCTCTCCGAATGCAAGCCGGGTATAATAAAAGCTGGCGTTTCTTTCTTTCCTCCTGAAGAAAGCATAGAAGCAGAAGATCACGATATCCCGTTGGATTTGTGCATTACACCAGACAAGATCTGGAGCTTCGGAAAGCATTAA
- the gldD gene encoding gliding motility lipoprotein GldD produces the protein MGNLEQRINFAVLLCLLSVALTSCNSCGDDSYSPKPRGFYRLQFPAKAYQEYSGPCPYTFKYPTYSRILRDSSRDAQPCWINIDFPQLNGKIHLSYHPVTSQKVFNELVEDSRTFAFKHTVKATSIDEARIMYPQKKVYGVYYTIEGNTASSVQFFLTDSTRHYLRGALYFNEAPRIDSIKPVLDFVKKDIDVMIKSFTWK, from the coding sequence ATGGGAAATCTGGAACAACGGATAAATTTTGCAGTGCTTCTTTGCCTGCTGTCCGTGGCGCTTACTTCCTGCAATTCGTGCGGAGATGATAGTTATTCACCCAAACCAAGAGGTTTCTACCGACTTCAATTCCCGGCGAAAGCTTACCAGGAATATAGCGGCCCCTGCCCTTATACGTTCAAATACCCAACCTACTCGAGAATACTACGTGACAGCTCGCGCGATGCGCAACCCTGCTGGATAAACATCGATTTTCCTCAGCTTAATGGTAAGATACACCTAAGCTATCATCCGGTTACTTCGCAGAAGGTTTTTAACGAGCTGGTGGAGGATTCGAGAACCTTTGCGTTTAAGCATACGGTAAAGGCGACCTCAATTGACGAGGCAAGAATCATGTATCCCCAAAAGAAGGTCTATGGAGTTTACTATACAATAGAAGGCAACACAGCATCATCCGTGCAGTTTTTCCTTACAGACAGCACCCGGCATTACCTTCGCGGGGCACTTTATTTCAATGAGGCGCCCAGGATAGACTCTATCAAACCAGTACTTGATTTTGTTAAGAAAGATATTGATGTAATGATCAAGTCCTTTACCTGGAAATAA
- the lpxA gene encoding acyl-ACP--UDP-N-acetylglucosamine O-acyltransferase, which produces MIQPLAYIHPQAKIADNVVIEPFVTINKNVEIGEGTWIGPNVTIMDGARIGKNCRIFPGAVISAIPQDLKFAGEETTAEIGDNTTIRECVTINRGTKDKWKTVVGKNCLIQAYCHIAHDCEVGDNCIFSNSTTLAGHITIGDYVVLAGLVAIHQFCKVGSHAFITGGSLVRKDVPPYVKAAREPLSYVGINSVGLRRRGYSSEQINEIQDIYRTLFVKKYNIGTALDIIEAEHQPTEIRDEILDFIRNSNRGIMKGFSGA; this is translated from the coding sequence ATGATCCAACCCTTAGCATATATTCATCCCCAGGCAAAAATTGCCGACAACGTTGTTATTGAACCCTTTGTTACTATTAATAAGAACGTTGAAATCGGCGAAGGAACCTGGATAGGTCCGAACGTGACTATCATGGACGGCGCCCGCATTGGCAAAAACTGCCGTATCTTTCCGGGAGCTGTTATTTCGGCAATACCTCAGGATCTCAAGTTTGCAGGCGAAGAAACAACCGCTGAAATTGGCGATAATACGACGATCCGCGAATGTGTAACCATCAACAGGGGTACTAAAGATAAATGGAAAACGGTTGTGGGCAAAAATTGCCTGATTCAGGCATACTGCCATATTGCGCACGACTGCGAAGTTGGCGATAACTGTATATTCTCAAACAGTACAACCCTTGCCGGCCATATTACTATAGGCGACTATGTTGTACTCGCAGGCCTTGTTGCTATTCATCAGTTTTGCAAAGTAGGTTCCCACGCTTTCATCACCGGTGGTTCTCTGGTAAGAAAAGATGTTCCTCCTTACGTTAAGGCTGCAAGAGAGCCTCTGTCCTACGTCGGTATAAATTCAGTAGGGCTACGCCGCAGAGGTTATTCTTCTGAACAGATCAATGAGATACAAGATATTTACAGGACCCTGTTCGTTAAGAAGTATAATATTGGTACAGCTTTAGATATTATTGAAGCAGAGCATCAACCAACCGAAATAAGAGACGAGATATTAGATTTCATAAGGAATTCCAACCGTGGGATCATGAAGGGCTTTAGTGGGGCTTAA
- a CDS encoding tetratricopeptide repeat protein, translating to MEEDFEFEFSEDPKFSVERYEEMIRNQDQYFFDSQAFESIIDYYIEKNDPIKALQVVEYAVNQHPFAAVFFIKQAQLYVATNQLDSAFESLDKAEMLERSEADIYLIRGNIFEVLDRPDEALENYEKALELAENTDEILLLIALVYQSTGDYDSAIRNLKRCLEQNMENQDALYELAFCYDVLDKQEESIQFYKQYIDNEPYSYAAWYNLGNAYHKLNLFEKAIDAYDYAILIKENFASAYFNKGNSLIHLDKFTDAIEVYKQTFEYEPPNADTYCAIGECYEKLEHMEEARSFYKKAVKLDTKLSDAWFGIGVTLDFEDRYFESLHFYKKALALDDENPDYWFAIADAHYKLGRLEESERAYEKVLELNPIDIEAWLDFSSILYEQKKLDRATETISEAIKNNPDAAELYYRMVAYLFADGKYNEALNFLEIALRIDPAKHEILFEYLPQIQDNKIIIDIINKYLI from the coding sequence ATGGAAGAAGATTTTGAATTTGAATTCTCTGAAGATCCAAAGTTTTCAGTGGAGCGATATGAAGAGATGATCCGGAATCAGGATCAGTACTTTTTTGATTCCCAGGCATTTGAAAGCATCATAGATTATTATATTGAGAAAAACGACCCTATAAAAGCCCTACAGGTTGTAGAATATGCAGTAAATCAACATCCTTTTGCAGCAGTATTTTTTATCAAGCAGGCACAGCTTTATGTAGCTACGAACCAGCTTGATAGCGCTTTTGAATCGCTTGATAAAGCAGAAATGCTTGAGCGTTCTGAGGCCGACATCTACCTGATAAGGGGTAATATATTTGAAGTTCTCGACCGGCCGGATGAAGCGCTTGAAAACTACGAGAAAGCACTTGAACTTGCCGAAAACACTGATGAAATCTTGTTGCTGATTGCTCTCGTTTATCAAAGTACCGGCGATTATGACAGTGCTATCAGGAATCTGAAAAGATGTCTTGAACAGAACATGGAAAATCAGGATGCTCTGTACGAGCTGGCTTTCTGCTATGACGTGCTTGATAAGCAGGAAGAAAGTATTCAATTTTATAAGCAATACATCGATAATGAGCCTTATTCGTATGCAGCCTGGTATAACCTGGGTAACGCCTACCATAAGCTGAATTTGTTTGAAAAAGCGATCGATGCCTACGACTACGCGATACTTATTAAAGAAAACTTTGCGTCGGCTTACTTCAATAAGGGTAATTCGCTTATTCATCTGGATAAGTTTACCGATGCAATAGAGGTTTATAAACAAACTTTTGAATATGAACCACCCAATGCTGACACTTATTGTGCTATTGGAGAGTGTTACGAAAAGCTCGAGCATATGGAGGAAGCCCGTTCTTTCTATAAAAAGGCAGTGAAGTTAGATACAAAACTTTCAGATGCCTGGTTTGGGATTGGGGTTACACTGGACTTCGAGGACCGTTATTTTGAGTCGCTGCACTTTTATAAAAAAGCTCTCGCCCTCGACGATGAAAATCCGGATTACTGGTTCGCAATAGCAGATGCTCATTACAAACTAGGCCGACTGGAAGAATCAGAAAGAGCTTATGAAAAAGTGTTAGAACTCAACCCTATAGATATTGAGGCATGGCTTGATTTCTCCTCTATCTTATATGAACAAAAAAAATTAGACCGGGCAACAGAAACGATATCAGAGGCTATTAAAAATAACCCGGATGCAGCAGAACTATATTACAGAATGGTTGCATACCTGTTTGCTGACGGGAAGTATAACGAAGCATTAAACTTTCTGGAAATTGCGCTCAGAATTGACCCCGCTAAGCATGAGATTTTGTTCGAGTACCTGCCCCAAATCCAGGATAACAAAATCATTATTGATATCATTAACAAGTATCTGATCTGA
- a CDS encoding MBL fold metallo-hydrolase, which produces MIQIKSFVCNPFQENTYILSDETGECIIVDPGMYSGYEQNDVTDYVQSKGLKPVLLLNTHCHIDHILGNKFIHDRYGLLPCFNEGELPVLESAPAYAAPMGIRYELSPLPQKYLPESGSISFGKSELELIYAPGHSPAHLCFYSPADNFIIGGDVLFYRSIGRTDLPGGNYQQLINSIQERLFKLPDDCIVYPGHGPETNIGDEKQYNPFLT; this is translated from the coding sequence ATGATCCAGATAAAATCATTCGTATGTAATCCATTTCAAGAGAATACTTACATCCTGTCTGACGAAACAGGTGAGTGCATTATTGTAGACCCAGGAATGTATTCAGGATACGAACAGAATGACGTAACCGACTATGTGCAGAGTAAGGGACTCAAGCCAGTTCTACTTCTGAATACCCACTGCCATATTGATCATATATTAGGCAACAAATTTATACACGACAGATACGGCCTGCTTCCCTGCTTTAATGAAGGTGAATTGCCTGTGCTTGAATCTGCACCCGCATACGCAGCCCCAATGGGCATACGTTATGAACTTTCGCCCCTTCCGCAAAAGTATCTCCCCGAAAGCGGAAGTATATCCTTTGGAAAAAGCGAGCTTGAGCTTATCTATGCCCCCGGACATTCACCTGCTCATTTGTGTTTTTACAGTCCGGCTGATAATTTCATTATAGGGGGCGACGTGTTATTTTACCGTAGTATCGGCAGAACGGACCTGCCTGGAGGGAACTACCAGCAGCTGATTAACAGTATTCAAGAGAGACTTTTCAAACTACCCGACGACTGCATTGTTTACCCTGGTCATGGGCCGGAAACCAATATAGGGGACGAAAAACAGTACAACCCGTTTTTGACTTAG
- a CDS encoding peptidylprolyl isomerase, translating into MYYKRPFAFKPILILFLSFVLGSSFGGDRKETGIFDFLKKPRNQYVLIKTDKGECIVRLYNETPKHRDNFVKLVKKGFYNGTLFHRVIKSFMIQGGDPDSKHAKPAQLLGEGDLGYQIPAEFNPGIFHKKGVIAAARDDNAAKSSSASQFYLVQGKVYTDEELNVVEEKRLKGRKIPPAQRQIYKTIGGTPFLDQNYTVYGEIVKGIEMVDSVASVPTDGNDRPLSDISIQMRLLKRKEIKKLEKELAQENFRKKLIM; encoded by the coding sequence ATGTACTACAAGCGACCTTTTGCCTTTAAACCGATTCTCATATTGTTTTTATCTTTCGTTCTGGGCAGCTCTTTTGGCGGCGATCGGAAAGAAACAGGCATTTTTGACTTTTTAAAAAAGCCACGGAATCAGTATGTCCTTATAAAAACAGATAAAGGAGAATGTATTGTCAGGCTATATAATGAAACGCCTAAGCACAGGGATAATTTTGTCAAGCTCGTAAAGAAAGGTTTTTACAACGGCACGCTGTTTCATCGGGTAATTAAATCCTTTATGATACAGGGTGGCGATCCCGATTCAAAACATGCTAAACCCGCTCAACTGTTGGGCGAAGGCGACCTGGGTTATCAGATCCCGGCTGAATTTAACCCTGGCATTTTTCATAAGAAAGGAGTGATTGCAGCGGCGAGGGACGATAACGCAGCAAAGTCTTCAAGCGCATCGCAGTTCTACCTGGTTCAGGGTAAAGTATATACAGACGAAGAGTTAAATGTTGTTGAAGAGAAGCGGTTAAAGGGACGTAAAATTCCGCCGGCCCAGAGGCAGATATATAAAACGATTGGAGGGACTCCTTTCCTTGATCAGAATTATACGGTATACGGCGAAATCGTAAAAGGAATTGAGATGGTTGACTCAGTTGCTTCTGTTCCAACCGACGGTAACGACCGTCCTCTTAGTGATATTAGCATTCAAATGAGACTGCTTAAAAGGAAGGAAATAAAGAAATTGGAAAAGGAACTGGCTCAAGAGAACTTCAGAAAAAAGCTGATCATGTGA
- a CDS encoding exodeoxyribonuclease III, giving the protein MKIITYNVNGIRSALGKNWLSWLQAADPDVVCLQEIKASPEQLTDLFLLEQLGYEHYWYPAQKKGYSGTAILTKRTPRHVEYGCGHCDYDFEGRMIRVDFDDVSVMSTYFPSGSSGDIRQEFKYRFLDDFQCYIDQLKGEYPRLVISGDYNICHKPIDIHNPKSNANSSGFLPAEREWMENFINTGFIDSFRFFNPDPHHYTWWSFRAGARKKNLGWRIDYNMVSSELESKLKRSSILCDAVHSDHCPVLLELEM; this is encoded by the coding sequence ATGAAGATAATTACGTATAATGTAAACGGAATCCGATCAGCTCTCGGAAAGAACTGGCTCAGCTGGTTACAGGCAGCAGATCCGGATGTCGTTTGTTTGCAGGAGATAAAAGCGTCACCCGAACAGCTTACCGATTTGTTTCTTTTGGAACAGCTTGGTTATGAACATTACTGGTACCCTGCGCAAAAGAAAGGGTATAGCGGAACTGCTATTTTAACAAAGAGAACTCCCCGTCATGTCGAATATGGTTGCGGGCACTGCGACTACGATTTTGAGGGGCGAATGATAAGGGTCGACTTTGACGATGTTTCGGTAATGAGTACCTATTTCCCTTCAGGATCGAGCGGCGACATCAGGCAGGAGTTCAAATATCGCTTTCTCGACGATTTCCAGTGCTATATTGATCAGTTAAAAGGGGAATATCCCCGATTGGTAATATCAGGAGATTATAATATTTGTCATAAGCCTATAGATATACACAATCCCAAGTCGAACGCCAATTCTTCAGGATTTCTCCCTGCCGAACGCGAATGGATGGAGAACTTTATCAATACCGGTTTTATTGATAGTTTCAGGTTTTTTAATCCCGACCCTCATCATTATACGTGGTGGAGCTTCAGGGCAGGGGCCAGGAAGAAAAATTTGGGCTGGCGTATCGATTACAATATGGTGAGCAGCGAGCTTGAGTCAAAACTCAAAAGATCTTCAATTCTTTGCGATGCAGTTCATTCTGATCACTGCCCCGTGCTGCTGGAATTGGAAATGTAA
- a CDS encoding FtsX-like permease family protein, giving the protein MNTSFYIAKRYLFSKKSLNAINIISGISVLGVFVGSAALIVILSVFNGFENVVLSMYNTFTPEIRIEPSIGKTFYPEGPYFSELKRDKRIENYTEVLQEKALIRYKDGQYIGVIKGVSNDFLRRYQLDSTIIEGSFTLKKGGTNYAVVGSLVQSYLSLNVNDQFSDLMIYSPRKGAGNSINPADEFVVKSIHPAGVFQIQQQFDETVIVPMNFARDLLEEERNISSIEIYLKKGESVDKFHDEVSKKLGDAFLIKDRVQQNELLYKILNSEKWAIFIILTFVLIIAVFNIVGSLTMLVLDKKKDIAILSSIGAGTALIRKIFFIEGMMIALTGCISGMLAGLIFCLLQQHYGFIKMAEGNAITESYPVGLKVTDFILIFFTVTGVSVITSGISSRLSVKSLRGMKEEL; this is encoded by the coding sequence ATGAATACTTCCTTCTATATCGCCAAAAGGTACCTCTTTTCAAAAAAATCTCTTAATGCTATTAATATTATTTCGGGAATATCTGTACTTGGCGTATTTGTAGGAAGCGCCGCTCTGATCGTAATTCTCTCCGTCTTTAACGGTTTTGAAAATGTAGTACTTTCGATGTACAACACCTTCACTCCTGAAATAAGGATTGAGCCCTCCATTGGTAAAACGTTTTATCCTGAAGGACCTTATTTTTCAGAACTGAAACGCGATAAACGAATTGAGAACTACACAGAGGTACTCCAGGAAAAAGCCTTGATACGATACAAAGACGGCCAGTATATTGGCGTCATTAAGGGGGTAAGCAACGATTTTCTAAGACGTTATCAGTTGGACAGCACCATCATTGAAGGTAGTTTCACGCTAAAGAAAGGCGGAACAAATTATGCTGTGGTGGGATCACTCGTACAGTCGTACCTGAGTCTGAACGTAAACGACCAATTCAGCGATCTTATGATTTATTCCCCCCGGAAGGGAGCTGGAAATTCGATTAATCCCGCAGATGAATTTGTCGTGAAAAGCATCCACCCTGCCGGCGTGTTTCAGATACAGCAACAGTTTGATGAAACCGTGATTGTCCCCATGAACTTCGCACGTGATCTGCTGGAAGAAGAAAGGAACATATCTTCCATTGAAATATACCTGAAGAAAGGGGAATCAGTAGACAAATTTCATGACGAAGTGTCGAAAAAGCTGGGTGATGCGTTTTTAATCAAAGACAGGGTTCAGCAAAATGAACTTCTTTATAAGATACTGAACTCCGAAAAATGGGCTATTTTCATCATTTTAACCTTTGTACTGATTATTGCCGTGTTTAACATAGTAGGCTCTTTAACAATGCTGGTGCTGGATAAGAAAAAGGACATTGCTATATTAAGCAGCATAGGAGCCGGTACAGCTCTGATCCGCAAAATATTCTTCATTGAAGGCATGATGATTGCCTTAACCGGTTGTATTTCGGGTATGCTGGCGGGTCTTATATTCTGTCTCCTTCAACAGCATTATGGGTTTATTAAGATGGCCGAAGGGAACGCTATTACAGAATCGTACCCCGTAGGTCTTAAGGTGACCGACTTCATACTGATTTTCTTTACGGTGACAGGTGTCTCCGTTATAACATCTGGTATTTCATCCCGTTTAAGCGTTAAGAGCTTACGCGGGATGAAGGAAGAATTATAA
- a CDS encoding ABC transporter ATP-binding protein has protein sequence MEIKLEHIGRRFNREWIFRGIDYTFEEGKTYAVLGPNGSGKSTLLQIVSGNLSPSEGKVTYWNTSNSIDTDSVYSHISMAAPYMELIEEFTLSELLDFHFGFKRYLNQLSKDSVIDLLGFEKSRNKAVKHFSSGMKQRTKLALAFCSDTPVLLLDEPASNLDSQGIKWYNTLIEDFTKGRTLIVCSNQEYEYAYCERHIHISNYKNPDHL, from the coding sequence ATGGAAATAAAACTGGAACACATTGGCCGGCGCTTTAACCGGGAGTGGATCTTCAGAGGAATAGATTACACTTTCGAGGAAGGTAAGACATATGCTGTATTAGGTCCTAATGGTTCGGGAAAGTCTACGCTTTTACAGATTGTTTCCGGCAACCTTAGCCCATCTGAAGGAAAGGTTACTTATTGGAACACATCTAATTCAATAGATACCGATTCTGTCTACAGCCATATCAGCATGGCAGCTCCTTATATGGAACTTATTGAGGAATTTACGTTATCCGAACTTCTCGATTTCCATTTTGGCTTTAAACGTTACCTTAATCAACTTAGTAAAGATTCTGTGATAGACCTGCTGGGCTTCGAAAAATCAAGAAATAAAGCGGTTAAGCATTTTTCTTCCGGAATGAAACAACGTACTAAACTTGCCCTGGCCTTTTGTTCTGATACCCCGGTTCTGCTTTTGGACGAACCTGCTTCCAACCTGGATAGCCAGGGAATTAAATGGTATAATACGTTGATAGAAGATTTTACAAAGGGAAGAACCCTCATTGTCTGCTCCAATCAGGAATATGAGTATGCTTACTGTGAGCGGCATATCCATATCAGCAATTACAAAAACCCTGATCATCTGTAA
- a CDS encoding shikimate dehydrogenase family protein — translation MKKFGLIGYPLSHSFSGKYFQEKFEKEGLTDCSYELFPLETLSDFEKLITSNPDLCGLNVTIPHKIGVMFYLDKIDPAAKAIDAVNCIKIIKQKPVESFFTGELSSTKVRLEGFNTDCYGFENSLKPLLKKHHNKALVLGSGGSSRAVAYALSRLGIDYKIVSRRKARKQITYSDINRNLMSDRLLIINTTPLGLSPAVETYPDIPYEYITSNHLLYDLIYNPDETEFLKRGKEMGATIKNGEEMLHLQAERSWEIWNNG, via the coding sequence ATGAAGAAGTTCGGGCTGATAGGCTATCCATTGAGCCATTCTTTCTCTGGCAAGTATTTTCAGGAGAAATTTGAAAAAGAAGGGTTAACGGATTGTTCTTACGAATTGTTCCCTTTGGAAACCCTTAGCGATTTTGAAAAGCTGATTACCTCTAATCCTGATCTGTGTGGCTTAAATGTTACTATTCCGCATAAGATAGGTGTAATGTTTTACCTCGACAAAATTGATCCGGCAGCGAAGGCTATTGATGCAGTTAACTGTATAAAAATAATAAAGCAAAAACCGGTAGAATCCTTTTTTACTGGCGAGCTTTCATCAACAAAAGTAAGACTGGAAGGCTTTAATACAGATTGCTATGGTTTCGAAAATTCGCTGAAGCCTTTATTAAAAAAGCATCACAACAAAGCACTTGTGCTCGGAAGCGGAGGCTCGTCAAGGGCAGTTGCTTACGCTCTTTCGAGACTTGGCATTGATTATAAAATCGTATCCAGACGCAAAGCCAGAAAACAAATAACATATTCCGATATAAATAGGAACTTAATGTCGGACCGTTTGCTCATTATCAATACTACACCCCTGGGTCTGTCTCCGGCTGTCGAAACATATCCCGACATTCCTTACGAGTATATTACCTCTAATCACCTGCTTTACGACTTGATTTATAATCCTGACGAAACTGAATTTCTGAAACGCGGTAAAGAAATGGGAGCTACGATAAAGAACGGTGAGGAAATGCTGCATCTCCAAGCTGAAAGATCATGGGAAATCTGGAACAACGGATAA
- the efp gene encoding elongation factor P: MAKASDIKNGNILRFNGELVTVEEFIHRTPGNLRAFYQARMRNVKTGKLVEYRFRTDEEVEICRVETNDYQYLYEDGDFFVVMDNSTYEQYNIPKFLFGEAAKFMKEGMNVVVAFESDEPIMAKAPASVELEITYTEPAVKGDTSTNALKYATVETGVEIRVPLFINQGEKVRVDTTTGEYIERVK; the protein is encoded by the coding sequence ATGGCAAAAGCTTCGGACATAAAAAATGGCAATATCTTGCGTTTTAATGGTGAATTGGTAACGGTAGAGGAGTTTATACACCGGACCCCCGGCAACCTCCGCGCTTTTTATCAGGCCAGGATGCGCAACGTTAAAACGGGCAAACTTGTAGAATATCGCTTCCGTACCGATGAAGAAGTCGAGATTTGCAGAGTGGAAACGAATGATTATCAGTACCTTTATGAGGACGGAGATTTCTTCGTTGTGATGGATAACAGCACTTACGAACAATACAATATTCCAAAATTCCTATTCGGAGAGGCTGCTAAATTCATGAAAGAAGGGATGAACGTCGTTGTTGCTTTCGAAAGCGATGAACCTATAATGGCTAAAGCTCCGGCAAGTGTTGAGTTGGAAATTACCTACACAGAGCCAGCTGTTAAGGGCGACACTTCTACTAACGCATTAAAATATGCTACGGTAGAAACAGGCGTTGAGATCCGTGTTCCTTTGTTTATAAACCAGGGTGAAAAGGTTAGAGTTGACACTACCACTGGTGAATATATAGAACGTGTAAAATAA